One segment of Papaver somniferum cultivar HN1 unplaced genomic scaffold, ASM357369v1 unplaced-scaffold_81, whole genome shotgun sequence DNA contains the following:
- the LOC113345565 gene encoding uncharacterized protein LOC113345565 isoform X2, which produces MRAPVHPGVDQKKCRTATFVLYRLGFRLIFVHDSYLVFRSSNISVPDPKSVNPTLYQEMARSIELNDGREEENPLQSQTTRHRCSACYKQYKKKEHLVKHMEVSYHSPHQPRCGVCHKCCKSFESLREHIAGPLAKADCAKVFSAQGCELCMNMFDTSTALNSHKEICCLHPAPSIDLVEIPSVELDSYEVETSNLAEGWHCSRHPEAVALDCEMVGGGSDGTLDLCARVCLTDENENVVFHTYVVPELPVTDYRYEITGIKEEHLRDAMPLKEVKEIIQKILYNGESLWRSRLVGGRAKLLVGHEIEHDLKCLRMEYPEHLFSHSLKYLTKTYLGYEIQSGTHDPYEDCVATMRLYKRMRAQDHPTTEDSTPSKYSSRPSGFDIRSSWELQNMSPDALFEISRSNYACWCLDLKANVQSSNGEAWP; this is translated from the exons ATGAGAGCACCTGTCCATCCCGGTGTGGATCAAAAAAAATGCCGAACCGCCACATTTGTTCTCTATAGACTCGGTTTTAGACTCATTTTTGTACACGATTCGTATTTGGTCTTTAGAAGTTCAAACATTTCAGTCCCAGACCCTAAATCAGTCAATCCGACATTGTACCAAGAAATGGCTAGATCGATTGAACTGAATGATGGTCGAGAAGAAGAGAATCCTCTCCAGTCCCAAACAACAAG GCACAGATGCTCTGCCTGCTACAAGCAATACAAGAAGAAGGAGCATCTTGTTAAGCACATGGAAGTATCGTATCATTCACCTCATCAGCCAAGGTGCGGTGTGTGTCACAAGTGCTGCAAATCGTTCGAATCTTTAAGGGAACATATCGCTG GACCACTGGCCAAAGCTGATTGTGCAAAGGTCTTTAGTGCCCAAGGTTGCGAACTTTGTATGAACATGTTTGACACTTCCACTGCTCTCAATTCACACAAAGAGATTTGCTGCTTACATCCCGCACCTTCAATT GACCTTGTCGAAATACCTTCCGTAGAACTTGATTCATATGAAGTGGAAACTTCAAACTTGGCCGAGGGGTGGCACTGTAGCCGACATCCTGAAGCTGTTGCTTTAGATTGTGAAATGGTTGGTGGAGGAAGTGATGGGACACTTGATCTGTGCGCAAGAGTGTGCCTCACAGATGAAAACGAGAATGTGGTCTTTCACACATACGTGGTACCTGAACTTCCTGTGACAGACTATAG GTATGAAATAACTGGTATAAAAGAGGAGCATTTGAGAGATGCAATGCCTCTCAAGGAAGTGAAGGAGATCATTCAGAAGATCTTGTACAATGGAGAATCCCTATGGAGATCCCGGTTGGTCGGTGGAAGAGCTAAGCTTCTCGTGGGTCATGAAATAGAGCATGATTTAAAATGCTTGAGAATGGAGTACCCCGAGCACTTGTTTAG CCACTCACTCAAATACCTCACAAAAACATATCTAGG GTATGAGATTCAATCAGGGACGCATGACCCATATGAGGATTGTGTTGCAACAATGAGACTTTACAAGAGGATGCGTGCACAGGATCATCCAACAACAGAAGACTCTACGCCATCAAAGTACTCGTCACGTCCAAGTGGCTTCGATATCAGGTCAAGTTGGGAACTTCAGAATATGTCACCAGATGCCCTCTTTGAGATTTCGCGATCAAATTATGCATGTTGGTGTCTGGACTTAAAGGCAAATGTACAAAGCTCTAACGGAGAGGCTTGGCCATAG
- the LOC113345565 gene encoding uncharacterized protein LOC113345565 isoform X1 gives MRAPVHPGVDQKKCRTATFVLYRLGFRLIFVHDSYLVFRSSNISVPDPKSVNPTLYQEMARSIELNDGREEENPLQSQTTRHRCSACYKQYKKKEHLVKHMEVSYHSPHQPRCGVCHKCCKSFESLREHIAGPLAKADCAKVFSAQGCELCMNMFDTSTALNSHKEICCLHPAPSIDLVEIPSVELDSYEVETSNLAEGWHCSRHPEAVALDCEMVGGGSDGTLDLCARVCLTDENENVVFHTYVVPELPVTDYRYEITGIKEEHLRDAMPLKEVKEIIQKILYNGESLWRSRLVGGRAKLLVGHEIEHDLKCLRMEYPEHLFRDTAHYSPLMKTNLCSHSLKYLTKTYLGYEIQSGTHDPYEDCVATMRLYKRMRAQDHPTTEDSTPSKYSSRPSGFDIRSSWELQNMSPDALFEISRSNYACWCLDLKANVQSSNGEAWP, from the exons ATGAGAGCACCTGTCCATCCCGGTGTGGATCAAAAAAAATGCCGAACCGCCACATTTGTTCTCTATAGACTCGGTTTTAGACTCATTTTTGTACACGATTCGTATTTGGTCTTTAGAAGTTCAAACATTTCAGTCCCAGACCCTAAATCAGTCAATCCGACATTGTACCAAGAAATGGCTAGATCGATTGAACTGAATGATGGTCGAGAAGAAGAGAATCCTCTCCAGTCCCAAACAACAAG GCACAGATGCTCTGCCTGCTACAAGCAATACAAGAAGAAGGAGCATCTTGTTAAGCACATGGAAGTATCGTATCATTCACCTCATCAGCCAAGGTGCGGTGTGTGTCACAAGTGCTGCAAATCGTTCGAATCTTTAAGGGAACATATCGCTG GACCACTGGCCAAAGCTGATTGTGCAAAGGTCTTTAGTGCCCAAGGTTGCGAACTTTGTATGAACATGTTTGACACTTCCACTGCTCTCAATTCACACAAAGAGATTTGCTGCTTACATCCCGCACCTTCAATT GACCTTGTCGAAATACCTTCCGTAGAACTTGATTCATATGAAGTGGAAACTTCAAACTTGGCCGAGGGGTGGCACTGTAGCCGACATCCTGAAGCTGTTGCTTTAGATTGTGAAATGGTTGGTGGAGGAAGTGATGGGACACTTGATCTGTGCGCAAGAGTGTGCCTCACAGATGAAAACGAGAATGTGGTCTTTCACACATACGTGGTACCTGAACTTCCTGTGACAGACTATAG GTATGAAATAACTGGTATAAAAGAGGAGCATTTGAGAGATGCAATGCCTCTCAAGGAAGTGAAGGAGATCATTCAGAAGATCTTGTACAATGGAGAATCCCTATGGAGATCCCGGTTGGTCGGTGGAAGAGCTAAGCTTCTCGTGGGTCATGAAATAGAGCATGATTTAAAATGCTTGAGAATGGAGTACCCCGAGCACTTGTTTAG GGATACCGCCCACTACTCCCCCTTGATGAAAACGAATTTGTGTAGCCACTCACTCAAATACCTCACAAAAACATATCTAGG GTATGAGATTCAATCAGGGACGCATGACCCATATGAGGATTGTGTTGCAACAATGAGACTTTACAAGAGGATGCGTGCACAGGATCATCCAACAACAGAAGACTCTACGCCATCAAAGTACTCGTCACGTCCAAGTGGCTTCGATATCAGGTCAAGTTGGGAACTTCAGAATATGTCACCAGATGCCCTCTTTGAGATTTCGCGATCAAATTATGCATGTTGGTGTCTGGACTTAAAGGCAAATGTACAAAGCTCTAACGGAGAGGCTTGGCCATAG
- the LOC113345599 gene encoding NAP1-related protein 2-like isoform X2 → MPLAFLERRRSKDIRVSKVYTCRRILKTVNLGTLFFNFAENQYFENESLTKKLLYSDRGVETCGCTIKWKDGFESLDGEGEKQGYINGETSFINWFSYRDDDIKGMTDEVAYMIIDDFWPNAVKYFINGNFTDEEELAI, encoded by the exons ATGCCCTTGGCCTTCCTTGAGCGAAGAAGATCAAAAG ATATTCGAGTTTCTAAAGTCTATACATGTCGAAGGATACTGAAGACGGTGAATCTGGGTACACTATTTTTT AACTTTGCCGAAAATCAGTACTTCGAGAATGAAAGTCTTACAAAGAAACTTTTATACTCCGACAGAGGAGTGGAAACATGTGGTTGCACTATCAAGTGGAAGGATGGCTTT GAAAGTCTTGATGGTGAAGGAGAGAAACAAGGATACATTAACGGTGAGACAAG CTTCATTAACTGGTTCTCCTACCGTGACGATGATATAAAAGGGATGACTGATGAG GTAGCGTACATGATTATAGACGACTTTTGGCCCAACGCAGTCAAATATTTCATCAAT GGAAACTTCACTGATGAAGAGGAGCTCGCCATCTGA
- the LOC113345599 gene encoding NAP1-related protein 2-like isoform X1, producing MPLAFLERRRSKDIRVSKVYTCRRILKTVNLGTLFFNFAENQYFENESLTKKLLYSDRGVETCGCTIKWKDGFVATTWNQQESLDGEGEKQGYINGETSFINWFSYRDDDIKGMTDEVAYMIIDDFWPNAVKYFINGNFTDEEELAI from the exons ATGCCCTTGGCCTTCCTTGAGCGAAGAAGATCAAAAG ATATTCGAGTTTCTAAAGTCTATACATGTCGAAGGATACTGAAGACGGTGAATCTGGGTACACTATTTTTT AACTTTGCCGAAAATCAGTACTTCGAGAATGAAAGTCTTACAAAGAAACTTTTATACTCCGACAGAGGAGTGGAAACATGTGGTTGCACTATCAAGTGGAAGGATGGCTTT GTTGCTACTACTTGGAATCAACAGGAAAGTCTTGATGGTGAAGGAGAGAAACAAGGATACATTAACGGTGAGACAAG CTTCATTAACTGGTTCTCCTACCGTGACGATGATATAAAAGGGATGACTGATGAG GTAGCGTACATGATTATAGACGACTTTTGGCCCAACGCAGTCAAATATTTCATCAAT GGAAACTTCACTGATGAAGAGGAGCTCGCCATCTGA
- the LOC113345487 gene encoding mediator of RNA polymerase II transcription subunit 33A-like, protein MAVIGQTATNVWDRVLEVTKIGRSKAIDPVTWVTQISSVLGFGGVSLPSTELATLLVSYICWGNNVPISWKFLEKAFTAKMVNPMLVLALLSSRVIPRRRSQPAAYRLFMELTKRHAFSFASQFTGSNDKKCMKAIDNALHLSEIFGLQASEAGVLVVEFVFSIVWQLVDATLDDEGLLEPTLEKKSRWATKPQDMEIDGDVGFSERITEHHERLQKANTVFAIDLIGQFLQNKLTSRLLFLARENMQSHWEGFIQRLRLLAAQSSALRSSNTITPETLLQLSSDTRKILSRESKGGLQQEFHAVLASGSLSSSAHSCSSIWLPLDLFLEDTNDGSLVLATSANEILTGFIKSLQAVNGTTWHDTFLGLWFTAIRHVQRERDPIEGPVPRLDTRLCLLLSITTLAIANIIEEEEDAIAAEKEQNSMNNQWTDRQVVGNRRLDLVSSLKSLGDYEALLAPPQSIISAANQAAGKAMMFVSGLSVESGYFDCISMSDMPMNCSGNMRHLIVESCIARNLLDTSAYFWPSYVNGRISQLPHIAPGQVLGWSSLMKGAPLTPAMVNVLVSVPASSLAELEKIFEIAINGSDDEKVSAATILCGASLIRGWNIQEHTVCFITELLSPPVPADYSRSESHLIAYAPLLNTLLVGMAAVDLIQILSLHGLVPQLAGALIAICEIFGSCVPSVSWTLPTGEEINAHSVFSNAFTLLLRLWKFNYPPLEHVIGDVPPVWSHLTLEYLLLVRNSQLVVSGDTPTVQSRSRRKSIVRSSSFVEPVFVDSFPKLKVWYRQHQACLASTLSGLVHGTPVHQIVDNLLNMMFRKTMNKSGNQPLTSGSSSSSGPGSEDASLRPKLPAWEIMEAVPFVVDAALTACSHGRLSPRELATGLKDLADFLPASLGTIISYFSAEVTRGIWKPAFMNGTDWPSPAANLSSTEEQIKRIVAATGVDVPSLVAGGSSPATLPLPLAAFVSLTITYKLDKDSERFLNLAGPALENLAAGCPWPCMPIVSSLWVQKVKRWSDFLIFSASRTVFHHNKDAVVQLLKSCFTATLGLSGSPITSNGGVGALLGHGFGSHFYGGFSPVAPGILYLRVYRCIRNIMFMTEVILSLLMDSVKEIAASELQRQRMEKLKRTKYGTRYGQISLAAAMKQVKLAASLGASLVWLSGGAPLAQRLIQETLPSWFLSVHGSEQEGSCGGMGAMLGGYALAYFAVMCGTFAWGVESVSTASKRRPKVIRTHFQFLASVLDGKISLGCDCATWRAYMLGSLTLMVACTPEWLLEVDVDILKRLCKGLRNWNEEELAVALLGRGGNATMGAAAELIVLSSSE, encoded by the exons ATGGCTGTAATTGGACAAACAGCAACTAATGTCTGGGATCGTGTTTTAGAAGTAACTAAAATTGGTCGGAGTAAAGCTATCGATCCAGTGACATGGGTTACTCAAATCTCTTCAGTTTTGGGTTTTGGGGGTGTTTCTTTACCTTCAACTGAACTTGCAACTCTGTTGGTTTCTTACATTTGTTGGGGTAATAATGTTCCAATCTCATGGAAGTTCTTGGAGAAGGCGTTCACTGCTAAAATGGTGAACCCTATGCTGGTTCTTGCTCTACTTTCTTCCAG GGTGATTCCGAGGAGAAGGTCTCAACCAGCTGCATATAGGCTGTTTATGGAGCTAACCAAGAGGCATGCCTTTTCATTTGCATCTCAATTCACTGGTTCAAATGACAAgaa GTGCATGAAAGCCATAGATAATGCTCTTCATCTCTCAGAGATATTTGGTCTTCAAGCATCTGAAGCAGGCGTTCTTGTCGTTGAGTTTGTGTTTTCGATTGTATGGCAGTTAGTTGATGCAACTTTAGATGACGAAGGGTTGCTGGAACCGACCTTGGAAAAGAAGTCTAGATGGGCGACAAAGCCACAAGATATGGAAATAGATGGTGATGTTGGCTTCAGTGAGAGGATAACTGAACATCATGAGAGATTACAGAAAGCAAATACAGTGTTTGCGATAGATTTGATTGGTCAGTTCCTGCAGAATAAATTGACTTCCAGGCTTCTCTTCTTGGCACGTGAAAACAT GCAGTCACATTGGGAAGGTTTCATTCAGCGTTTACGACTGCTTGCGGCACAGTCTTCCGCATTAAGGAGTTCAAATACAATAACACCAGAAACCCTGCTGCAGTTGTCATCAGATACACGTAAAATTTTATCTCGAGAAAGTAAAGGCGGTCTTCAACAAGAATTCCACGCAGTTTTGGCTTCTGGGTCTCTGAGTTCATCCGCTCATAGTTGTTCTTCAATTTGGCTTCCACTTGACCTGTTTCTGGAAGATACCAATGATGGATCACTTGTTTTAGCAACTAGTGCCAATGAAATTCTTACTG GTTTCATTAAATCTCTTCAAGCAGTTAATGGTACTACCTGGCACGACACCTTTTTAGGTCTTTGGTTTACTGCAATTCGGCATGTTCAAAGG GAAAGGGATCCCATTGAAGGTCCTGTACCTCGACTTGATACTCGCTTATGCTTGTTACTGTCTATTACCACACTTGCAATTGCCAAtattattgaggaggaggaggatgccATAGCCGCTGAAAAGGAACAAAATAGCATGAATAACCAGTGGACTGACAGACAGGTTGTGGGGAATCGTCGGTTGGATTTGGTTTCCAGCTTAAAATCGCTGGGGGATTATGAGGCTTTGCTGGCCCCACCTCAATCTATTATTTCTGCAGCCAATCAGGCTGCGGGAAAAGCAATGATGTTTGTCTCAGGCCTCTCAGTAGAAAGTGGCTACTTTGATTGCATTAGCATGAGTGACATGCCAATGAACTGCT CTGGAAACATGCGGCATTTGATAGTTGAGTCTTGTATTGCTAGAAATCTGCTGGACACGTCAGCATATTTCTGGCCGAGTTACGTGAATGGGCGAATCAGCCAATTGCCTCATATTGCACCTGGCCAAGTGCTTGGTTGGTCATCATTAATGAAAGGGGCCCCATTAACTCCAGCAATGGTAAATGTTTTGGTTTCAGTACCGGCTTCAAG CTTAGCGGAGctcgaaaaaatatttgagatTGCAATAAATGGATCAGACGATGAGAAGGTCTCCGCTGCCACCATTCTCTGTGGAGCATCTCTGATTCGAGGTTGGAACATACAG GAGCACACAGTCTGTTTTATTACAGAACTGCTATCTCCTCCAGTTCCTGCAGATTATTCCAGGAGCGAAAGTCATTTGATAGCTTATGCTCCTTTGCTGAACACCCTTCTTGTTGGCATGGCAGCCGTTGACTTGATCCAAATTTTATCGCTGCATGGCTTG GTTCCACAACTTGCGGGTGCGTTGATCGCCATCTGCGAGATTTTTGGTTCATGTGTGCCGAGTGTCTCATGGACTCTTCCAACAGGAGAAGAAATCAATGCACATTCAGTTTTTTCGAATGCGTTTACTCTTTTGTTGAGGCTATGGAAATTTAATTATCCGCCTCTCGAACATGTCATTGGAGATGTTCCCCCAGTCTGGTCCCACTTAActcttgaatatcttttgttggTGCGGAATTCTCAATTAGTAGTTTCTGGCGACACGCCAACAGTTCAAAGTAGAAGCCGAAGAAAATCAATAGTCAGAAGTTCATCATTTGTGGAACCCGTCTTTGTGGACTCGTTTCCAAAATTGAAAGTCTGGTACCGGCAGCATCAAGCATGTTTGGCATCAACCCTTTCTGGTCTTGTGCACGGAACCCCAGTGCATCAGATTGTTGATAACCTTTTAAACATGATGTTCAGGAAGACAATGAATAAAAGTGGAAACCAGCCTCTAACTTCCGGAAGTAGTAGTTCATCTGGTCCTGGAAGTGAAGACGCCTCTCTAAGACCTAAACTACCTGCTTGGGAAATCATGGAAGCTGTTCCTTTTGTGGTCGATGCTGCTCTTACAGCTTGCTCTCATGGAAGACTTTCGCCTCGTGAATTGGCCACAG GCCTCAAAGATCTAGCTGATTTTCTTCCTGCATCATTGGGAACCATTATCAGTTACTTTTCTGCCGAAGTAACTCGTGGAATTTGGAAGCCAGCGTTTATGAATGGAACTGATTGGCCAAGCCCTGCAGCAAATCTCTCGTCTACTGAAGAACAGATCAAAAGAATTGTAGCTGCTACTGGCGTTGATGTTCCGAGCCTTGTTGCAG GAGGAAGCTCTCCTGCAACACTTCCACTACCTTTGGCCGCTTTTGTAAGCCTTACAATAACCTACAAACTCGATAAAGACTCAGAAAGATTCCTCAACCTTGCTGGTCCTGCATTGGAAAACCTTGCAGCAGGTTGCCCGTGGCCATGCATGCCGATTGTGTCTTCCCTGTGGGTCCAGAAAGTGAAGCGCTGGAGCGATTTCCTCATCTTCTCTGCATCACGCACAGTTTTCCACCATAATAAGGATGCTGTAGTTCAGCTTCTCAAGAGCTGCTTTACAGCTACACTAGGCCTTAGTGGTTCACCTATAACGAGTAATGGTGGTGTTGGAGCGCTTCTTGGCCATGGATTTGGTTCTCATTTTTACGGAGGATTTTCCCCTGTTGCCCCTGGGATTCTCTATTTACGAGTATATCGATGTATTAGAAATATTATGTTCATGACGGAGGTGATTCTCTCTCTCTTGATGGACTCGGTGAAGGAAATCGCAGCTAGCGAACTGCAAAGACAAAGAATGGAGAAACTGAAAAGGACCAAATATGGGACGAGATATGGGCAGATTTCTCTTGCCGCAGCAATGAAACAGGTGAAGCTCGCAGCATCACTAGGAGCTTCACTGGTGTGGTTATCTGGTGGGGCACCTCTTGCTCAGCGCTTGATCCAAGAGACATTACCATCATGGTTCCTATCTGTTCATGGATCAGAACAGGAAGGAAGCTGTGGAGGGATGGGTGCAATGTTAGGTGGTTACGCACTAGCATATTTTGCGGTTATGTGTGGAACATTTGCCTGGGGTGTAGAATCTGTATCAACAGCTTCAAAGAGACGGCCTAAAGTAATCAGAACCCACTTCCAATTCCTAGCAAGTGTGCTCGATGGGAAGATCTCACTTGGTTGTGATTGTGCTACGTGGCGTGCATATATGTTGGGATCTCTGACTTTGATGGTCGCTTGCACACCGGAGTGGCTGTTGGAAGTGGATGTAGACATCTTGAAGAGATTATGTAAAGGATTGAGGAATTGGAACGAGGAAGAGCTTGCTGTGGCTCTGTTAGGAAGAGGCGGAAATGCGACAATGGGTGCAGCTGCTGAACTGATTGTTTTAAGTAGTAGCGAATGA
- the LOC113345488 gene encoding pentatricopeptide repeat-containing protein At5g19020, mitochondrial-like → MSKSFKPTTFLHSVISNPSTSHSNRKWVSTISRKGLTEMPNWPKESASLFIDDPLARNKPSYEFALVSALKFCSSHFSISQGEQIHSLVLKSGLVSNIYIQNSLINLYVKCGRIDYAMCLFGSCSVLDTASWNILISGYVKLCRLDNACRLFEEMPNKDCVSFTTMVMGLAQNDRFYDALEVCKEMRFVGLKPNEVTLASVISSYSRLDGMCYGSMVHALTLKAGLEGFILVSTNLIHIYSVDSRLDDAERIFHEMPERNLVTWNVMLNGFSKAGCVDAARYLFEKFPGKDLVSWSTMIGAFVRKDRLHEALVTFREMLCYGFIPNEVLTVDLVSACGRLMNITGGQQLHCVSIKIGLDCYVFMQATIIHFYAACKKIELAHLQFELGCKENIPSWNALIAGFLTNGMVNLASEAFNSMPKRDVVSWSTMISAYAQNEQSEIAFELFQEMLTSGVQPNEITMVSILSAIANLGSLKHGKWVHDYILDKSIPLNDNLTAGLIDMYAKCGSIKKALELFNQERNRAKSVSPWNAIIFGAAVHGNPEMSLSIFSDLESTPLKPNSVTFLGVLTACCHAGLVEQGESYFKRMKQFYNINPNIKHYGCFLDLLGRAGRLEEAERTIASMPMKADVVIWGTLLAACKTHGNVEIAEKAAVSLEKLEPTHGGGRVLLSNTYADAGRWDEVFLVRNAMLRQGVQKVPGRSDVS, encoded by the coding sequence ATGAGTAAATCCTTCAAACCCACCACATTCCTTCACTCTGTAATCTCAAACCCTTCAACCTCACATTCAAATAGAAAATGGGTTTCAACAATATCTAGAAAAGGACTTACAGAGATGCCAAATTGGCCCAAGGAAAGTGCCTCACTGTTCATTGATGACCCACTGGCTCGAAATAAACCAAGTTACGAATTCGCTTTAGTTTCAGCTCTCAAGTTCTGTTCATCCCATTTTTCGATATCTCAAGGAGAACAAATTCATTCTTTGGTATTGAAATCTGGGTTGGTCTCAAATATTTATATACAGAATAGTCTGATTAATCTTTATGTAAAGTGTGGTAGAATTGATTATGCAATGTGTTTATTTGGTTCATGTTCGGTTTTGGATACTGCTTCTTGGAATATATTGATATCTGGGTATGTAAAGCTTTGTAGATTAGATAATGCTTGTAGATTGTTTGAAGAAATGCCGAACAAGGATTGTGTATCTTTTACTACAATGGTCATGGGTTTAGCTCAAAATGATAGATTTTATGATGCTTTAGAGGTTTGTAAGGAAATGAGATTTGTGGGACTGAAGCCAAATGAGGTCACATTGGCGAGTGTAATTTCCAGTTATTCGCGTTTAGATGGGATGTGTTATGGAAGTATGGTTCATGCATTAACCCTTAAAGCCGGGCTTGAAGGTTTTATCCTTGTTTCCACTAACTTGATTCATATTTATTCAGTAGATTCTAGATTAGATGATGCAGAAAGGATCTTTCATGAGATGCCGGAGCGGAATCTTGTTACTTGGAATGTTATgctaaatgggttttcaaaagcGGGGTGTGTTGACGCTGCAAGATATCTTTTTGAGAAATTTCCTGGAAAAGATTTGGTTTCTTGGAGTACGATGATTGGTGCATTTGTCAGAAAAGATAGGTTACATGAAGCTTTGGTAACTTTTCGAGAGATGTTATGTTATGGTTTTATACCCAACGAGGTCCTGACTGTGGATTTGGTTTCTGCATGTGGACGTTTGATGAATATTACCGGAGGTCAGCAGTTGCATTGTGTAAGCATAAAGATTGGCTTGGATTGCTATGTgttcatgcaagcaacaattatCCATTTCTATGCAGCTTGTAAGAAGATAGAACTAGCTCATTTGCAGTTTGAATTAGGGTGTAAAGAAAATATCCCGTCATGGAATGCTCTTATTGCTGGTTTTCTTACTAATGGCATGGTTAATTTAGCAAGTGAAGCATTCAATTCAATGCCAAAGAGAGATGTCGTTTCATGGAGCACTATGATTTCAGCTTACGCTCAAAATGAGCAATCTGAAATAGCATTTGAACTTTTTCAAGAAATGCTAACTAGTGGGGTTCAACCTAACGAAATCACTATGGTAAGCATTCTCTCCGCAATTGCTAATTTGGGTTCATTAAAACATGGAAAATGGGTTCATGATTACATACTTGATAAGTCCATTCCTCTGAATGATAATTTAACCGCGGGACTAATTGATATGTATGCTAAGTGTGGGAGTATTAAGAAAGCCCTGGAGCTGTTCAATCAAGAACGAAACAGGGCAAAGTCTGTTTCACCATGGAACGCAATTATCTTTGGGGCAGCTGTGCATGGGAACCCTGAAATGTCGCTTAGCATATTCTCGGATCTGGAAAGTACCCCCTTAAAACCTAATTCAGTCACATTTTTAGGGGTCCTGACAGCATGTTGCCATGCCGGATTGGTTGAGCAAGGGGAGAGCTATTTTAAGCGTATGAAGCAATTTTACAACATCAATCCAAATATTAAGCACTATGGGTGTTTCCTCGACCTTTTAGGCAGAGCCGGGCGGCTAGAAGAGGCCGAGAGAACGATAGCAAGCATGCCAATGAAGGCTGATGTCGTGATATGGGGCACATTGTTAGCTGCCTGCAAGACTCATGGAAATGTAGAAATTGCAGAGAAGGCTGCAGTGAGTCTTGAGAAGTTGGAGCCAACTCATGGTGGTGGTAGAGTTCTGCTATCGAATACATATGCAGATGCAGGGAGGTGGGACGAAGTTTTCTTAGTCAGAAACGCAATGCTGCGCCAGGGAGTGCAGAAGGTGCCTGGGCGCAGTGATGTTTCTTGA